A single region of the Anaerohalosphaeraceae bacterium genome encodes:
- the dnaN gene encoding DNA polymerase III subunit beta, protein MKLNLNRLAFQEALSLAGTVIPRSTPKPILQCVRIRTDKGRVFLSATDLEVGIVCQIGQVEITEEGEAVVPAEKVSAIVRETADETILLEEAESTLHLTASDSKYTIYGHDSRQYPSVPEFPGKADLEVPLALLKESIQQTLFAAAKESTRYALNGVLWEIAGKKLNLVATDGRRLARSVIALQKAAKSPDGKIIVPSKTMALLERLPSDAESVVAVSFGDNRISASCASVTLSSTLVEGNFPKYEDIIPKDYEKKVVLNTASALSAVKRAALLSSEDSKGIKISLQKGKMLFSSRAPETGDAQIEMAVEYDGPSIEIGFNPQFLLDAIRVLSADTFELHLGEPDRPGLIKSGSNFLYIVMPVNL, encoded by the coding sequence ATGAAACTGAATCTGAATCGTCTGGCTTTTCAGGAAGCGTTATCGCTGGCAGGAACCGTTATTCCTCGAAGCACCCCTAAGCCGATTCTTCAGTGTGTCCGAATCCGTACCGATAAAGGCAGGGTCTTTTTGTCGGCGACCGACCTGGAAGTGGGAATTGTCTGCCAGATCGGGCAGGTGGAGATTACAGAAGAGGGAGAGGCCGTTGTCCCTGCTGAGAAAGTCAGTGCAATTGTGCGGGAAACTGCAGACGAGACAATTCTTCTTGAAGAGGCGGAGTCGACCCTTCATCTCACGGCCAGTGACAGCAAATATACTATCTACGGACATGACAGCCGCCAGTATCCTTCGGTGCCGGAGTTTCCGGGCAAGGCAGACCTGGAGGTGCCCTTGGCCCTTCTAAAGGAGTCGATTCAGCAGACTCTTTTTGCGGCGGCAAAGGAAAGCACTCGTTATGCTCTGAACGGCGTCTTATGGGAAATCGCCGGGAAGAAGCTTAATTTAGTGGCGACAGACGGACGGCGCCTGGCCCGCAGCGTTATTGCCCTGCAGAAAGCGGCAAAATCGCCCGATGGTAAAATTATTGTCCCGTCTAAAACGATGGCTCTCCTGGAGCGCTTGCCTTCCGACGCAGAATCCGTCGTGGCTGTTTCGTTCGGCGACAACAGGATTTCTGCTTCGTGCGCAAGCGTGACGCTCAGCTCAACACTGGTAGAAGGCAATTTCCCCAAATACGAAGACATCATTCCCAAAGACTATGAGAAGAAAGTCGTTCTCAATACAGCGTCCGCCCTCAGCGCCGTCAAAAGAGCGGCCTTGCTCTCGAGCGAGGACAGCAAAGGGATAAAGATTTCCCTTCAAAAAGGGAAAATGCTCTTCTCGAGCCGGGCTCCTGAAACAGGTGATGCCCAAATTGAAATGGCGGTCGAGTATGACGGACCCTCTATCGAAATCGGCTTTAATCCGCAGTTTCTTCTGGATGCTATCCGCGTCCTTTCCGCTGATACCTTCGAGCTTCATCTGGGAGAGCCGGATCGGCCAGGGTTGATAAAAAGCGGCAGCAATTTCCTCTATATCGTTATGCCGGTCAATTTATGA